A region of the Pseudomonas sp. A34-9 genome:
CCGATCAGCCACTGCGCCAGCGCCGATACGGCTGCCACGATGAAGAAGCCAAGCCACAGGCCATTAAGCATCAGTCAAATCCCCCGAAGAATGCCGCGAATGATAGCGGGGTCGCCAGAAACGACAAACCCCGGATTTCTCCGGGGTTTGTATGGATCTGCTGCCACCCGATTTACCGGGTGACTTCAATCTACTGTAGGAGCTGTCGAAGGCTGCGATCTTTTGATTTTGTTTTTAAAAGCAAGATCAACAGATCGCAGCCTGCGGCAGCTCCTACAGGTGGTGTGTCAGTTCTTGGAAATCTCGCCCGCTGGCAGTTTTTCCTTGCTGCGCCAGTGCGGCAGGGAGTTCCAGTATCGCTCGCCCTTGGCGTCGTCGTACATGCCTTCCCAGCGTGCGATAACCAGCACGGCCAGCGCGTTGCCAATCACGTTCAGCGCGGTACGGGCCATGTCCATGATGCGGTCGACACCGGCGATGAACGCCAGGCCTTCCAGTGGAATACCCACGCTGCCCAAAGTGGCCAGCAGCACCACGAAGGACACGCCCGGTACACCGGCGATGCCTTTGGAGGTGACCATCAGGGTCAGGACCAGCAGCAGTTGCTGGCTGATCGACAGGTCGATGCCGTACAGCTGGGCAATGAAGATTGCCGCGATCGACTGGTACAGGGTCGAACCGTCGAGGTTGAACGAGTAACCGGTCGGTACCACGAAGCTGCAGATGGCTTTCGGCGCGCCGTAGGCTTCCATCTTCTCGATCACCCGTGGCAGCACGGTTTCCGAAGAAGCGGTGGAGTAGGCCAGGACCAGCTCATCCTTGAAGATGCGCATCAGCTTGAACACCGAGAAACCGAACATCTTGGCGATCAGGCCCAACACCACGAAGGCGAAGAAGGCGATGGCGAAGTAAACCAGGATGACCAGCTTGGCCAGCGGCAGTAGTGAAGCGAAGCCGAAGTTGGCCACAGTCACCGCGATCAGTGCGAATACGCCGATCGGCGCATAGTTCATGATCATGTGGGTGACTTTGAACATGCTTTCCGAGACGCCCTGGAACATCTTCACCAGCGGCTCGCGCAGGTCCGACTGCAGGCTCGACAGACCGAGACCGAACAGCACGGAGAAGAAGATGATCGGCAGCATTTCGCCGCGAGCCATGGCCGCGAAGATGTTCGACGGAATCAGGTTGAGGATGGTCTCGATGAACGCGTGTTCATGCTGTACTTCGGCAGCGGTCGCCTGGTACTTGGAGATGTCCACCGTGCCCAGCGTGCTCATGTCGATGCCGGCACCTGGATGGACCAGGTTGGCCAGCAGCAGGCCGACGACGATGGCGATGGTGGTGACGATTTCGAAATAGATGATCGTCTTCAGGCCGATTCGCCCGAGCTTCTTGGCGTCGCCCACGCCGGCGATGCCGACAATCAGGGAAGAGATGACGATCGGGATCACGATCATCTTGATCAGACGGATAAAGATATCGCCTGCCGGTTGCAGGACATTGCTGATCCACCAGGCCTTCTCGGCACTGAAGTGGTTGAGCAACGCACCAATTGCAATACCCAAAACCAGACCGATGAGGATCTGCCAGGCGAGGCTAATTTTTGCCTTCTTCATTATCTTTACCCTTACTTGCGTTTGACTCAGGCACATGCAGGAACTGGAACGCTCTTTAGCGGAAAAGTCTGTGCATCTGCCTCCGTATAAGGTGCCCCGAAGCGCGTATTTACGGCTCTTCGGCAGGCGAAAAAAGGCGCAACTATTCCGATGCAAGGTTGCGCCGTCTAATGCCGTAAACGCCTACCCTATGCCGAATCGGCATGAGCTTTTTTAAATGAAACTGGCGTCCCAACCGGTTCGATTGTGACATTTCGGCCGGCATAAGTGCCGTGAACCGGCCATCACAGCCGAGGTTGGTTATTTTTTGAACGAGAAAAATCGACGAAATAATTAGGAAAAAGCCTACGCAGGAAGACTAGAAGTCCTACTGTTTAAGCGGTCTCTTTGTCGATATACGGTCGCCAGGAAACACCGCGTAATGTTTTTGCGCGCAGTGTCAGCGATAAAAAGGATGAGCTGGCCGCTCTGGATCAATGTATTGCGTGTTTGAAAGCTCAGCGCAAGCTCGTCGAACCGCTGTGGGTCGGCGAACCTGCGACGCAGCTTTTACCCTGACCCGGCCCTCGCGCAGGCACTCCCTGTACCCGTAGGTCACTCCGACCCTGCAACAGTCAGAACGTCCCGGCCCCTTGGTCATGCGCCTGCCTTCCTCAGGTGGGCGCAATGGAAGGCAGCAGGGCTGCTGCCTTCATGTTCAAATCAGTACCACTTCGGATCTTTCTTCAGGGTTTCCATCAGCAGATTCTGCATGCCCTGATCAGGCTTGCCGAAGAACCTGTAAGTGGCATGTCGCGTTGGCGACTTGTCGGAAGGCAGGCCTTCGGGCACATCAACCAACATGCCGTAGGCATCGTCCTTGTCGAAGCTGAAAGCAACGATCAAGCGATGATTGAGGCACTTGTCTGCATTTTCGCAGAGCGGTCCGACAATATATTTGTCGCCATCTTCTTCCACAGCATTCATCTGCTGTTCGGAAGTCCCTGACAGATTCATCACCCATTCCGGCAGGCGCTCTTCATGCTTCACAACGCCTTGCCAGGTTTCCCGGTATTGCGGGTCCGAGCTAAGTAGCTCGTTGACCCGCGTCTGGCCGTCATTGGCCGCCATCGCCATGGCACTACCGCCCAGAAGCAGGGCGGCTGCCAGTGTCTTCAAAACAGTCATCGTTAACCTCGGCCGCGACGGCCAAAGAAGAAGGAAGCGATGAACATCACCAGGAACACGACAAAGAGAATCTTGGCGATACCCGTGGCGGTGCCCGCGATACCACCGAAGCCCAGTACTGCAGCGATGATGGCAATGATCAAGAATGTAATTGCCCAGCTCAACATGGTGATTCTCCTTACTTCTCTATTTAGGGGTGTTACGTGTTCCGGCGCTGCGCGCCCGAATTCATTCAATCAGTCAGAAAACCCAACGCTCTTCACGAGGCAGCTGATCCAGCGGCTGCGCCTGATCGACATCCATCATGCGCATCGATGCGCTTTCGGCCTGGCTGCTGCTGACGGCGCTAAAGTGCGTTTGAGTGTTGTGCTGGACCGAGATCAGCGGCTCGACCTGCTGGCTGTTTTCCCAGCGCAGGTATTGCTGGCAAGCGATCAGGGTGATCAACAGCGCAAGTACGCCAAACAGACCTTGCTGGATATGCAGTGGCGAGATACGCACTTGGGCGGCACGTTGGCGAGTCATCCTGGGTTCCTCACTCTTATTCGGTTGGGGCAGTTCAATGTCTGCCCGGGATGAATGAGGTATTGCAGCCTGCATGCCAGTTTTTTAATTGAAAAATATTCAATAAAATCAAGTAGTTAAGAGTGTAGCTAAAAATGTTTGCGACGCATCCTGCACGATGGGTCATCTGGGATCGTGCGCATTGCACGATTTTTTCGTAGGAGATTTCATTCTTATGGAATTGAGAGCAGGGCGCAGATGTCAGAAAAGTACGCAGGGAATGCCCTGCAAATCGGTAATTGTTTAAAAAACCAACAAAATCAACGTATTGGCCGTAAAGGCAGGAGAGAGCTACCCTCCTATGGCTGGCATCGTTCAGAATCAACCATGCAACTTGCCCGATTTTTCCGGGACTAACCCAAGACCAATCACTATGGAGCGTAGGAAAAATGGAATCTGCCACTGAGCAACAAGGCCGCATTCTGCTGGTGGATGATGAATCCGCCATCCTGCGTACCTTCCGTTATTGCCTCGAAGATGAAGGCTATACGGTTGCCACAGCCAACAGCGCGGCTCAGGCCGACGCCTTGCTGCAACGTCAGGTCTTCGACCTGTGCTTCCTTGATTTACGTCTGGGCGAAGACAACGGTCTCGACGTACTGGCACAGATGCGCATTCAGGCGCCGTGGATGCGCGTGGTCATCGTCACCGCGCATTCGGCCGTGGATACCGCCGTCGATGCGATTCAGGCGGGCGCCGCCGATTATCTGGTCAAGCCGTGCAGCCCGGATCAGTTGCGTCTGGCCACCGCCAAGCAGCTGGAAGTGCGCCAACTGTCAGCGCGCCTCGAAGCCCTCGAAGGCGAGATTCGTAAACCGAAGGACGGTCTCGATTCCCACAGCCCGGCGATGAAGGTGGTACTGGAAACGGCACGCCAGGTCGCCGGCACCGACGCCAACATTCTTATCCTCGGCGAGTCCGGCACCGGTAAAGGTGAGCTGGCCCGTGCGATTCACGGCTGGAGCAAGCGCGAGAAGAAATCCTGCGTGACCATCAACTGCCCGTCGCTGACGGCGGAACTGATGGAAAGCGAATTGTTCGGCCACAGTCGCGGTGCGTTTACCGGCGCCAGCGAGAGCACCTTGGGTCGAGTCAATCAGGCCGACGGCGGTACGCTGTTTCTTGACGAGATCGGCGATTTTCCGCTGACCTTGCAACCCAAGTTGCTGCGTTTTATTCAGGACAAGGAATACGAGCGGGTAGGGGATCCGGTCACCCGGCGTGCTGATGTACGCATCCTCGCGGCGACCAACCTCAATCTTGAGGACATGGTCCGTGACGGCCGATTCCGTGAAGACCTGCTCTATCGTCTCAATGTCATTACTCTGCACCTGCCGCCGTTGCGTGAACGCGCCGAGGACATTCTGACCCTGGCGGACCGCTTCCTCGCCCGCTTCGTCAAAGAGTACGCGCGCCCGGCGCGCGGTTTCAGCGACGAGGCTCGCGAGGCGCTGCTCGGCTACCGCTGGCCCGGCAACATCCGTGAGCTGCGCAACGTGGTTGAACGGGCGAGCATCATCTGCCCGCAGGAACGCGTGGAAATCAGCCACTTGGGCATGGCCGAACAACCGGCCAACAACGCACCACGAGTCGGCGCAGCGCTGAGCCTCGATGAGTTGGAGAAAGCGCACATCGGCGCGGTGCTCGCCACCGCCGGCACCCTGGACCAAGCGGCGAAAACCCTGGGCATCGACGCATCGACCCTGTATCG
Encoded here:
- the algB gene encoding sigma-54-dependent response regulator transcription factor AlgB encodes the protein MESATEQQGRILLVDDESAILRTFRYCLEDEGYTVATANSAAQADALLQRQVFDLCFLDLRLGEDNGLDVLAQMRIQAPWMRVVIVTAHSAVDTAVDAIQAGAADYLVKPCSPDQLRLATAKQLEVRQLSARLEALEGEIRKPKDGLDSHSPAMKVVLETARQVAGTDANILILGESGTGKGELARAIHGWSKREKKSCVTINCPSLTAELMESELFGHSRGAFTGASESTLGRVNQADGGTLFLDEIGDFPLTLQPKLLRFIQDKEYERVGDPVTRRADVRILAATNLNLEDMVRDGRFREDLLYRLNVITLHLPPLRERAEDILTLADRFLARFVKEYARPARGFSDEAREALLGYRWPGNIRELRNVVERASIICPQERVEISHLGMAEQPANNAPRVGAALSLDELEKAHIGAVLATAGTLDQAAKTLGIDASTLYRKRKQYNL
- a CDS encoding DUF1328 domain-containing protein, which translates into the protein MLSWAITFLIIAIIAAVLGFGGIAGTATGIAKILFVVFLVMFIASFFFGRRGRG
- the gltP gene encoding glutamate/aspartate:proton symporter GltP, with the protein product MKKAKISLAWQILIGLVLGIAIGALLNHFSAEKAWWISNVLQPAGDIFIRLIKMIVIPIVISSLIVGIAGVGDAKKLGRIGLKTIIYFEIVTTIAIVVGLLLANLVHPGAGIDMSTLGTVDISKYQATAAEVQHEHAFIETILNLIPSNIFAAMARGEMLPIIFFSVLFGLGLSSLQSDLREPLVKMFQGVSESMFKVTHMIMNYAPIGVFALIAVTVANFGFASLLPLAKLVILVYFAIAFFAFVVLGLIAKMFGFSVFKLMRIFKDELVLAYSTASSETVLPRVIEKMEAYGAPKAICSFVVPTGYSFNLDGSTLYQSIAAIFIAQLYGIDLSISQQLLLVLTLMVTSKGIAGVPGVSFVVLLATLGSVGIPLEGLAFIAGVDRIMDMARTALNVIGNALAVLVIARWEGMYDDAKGERYWNSLPHWRSKEKLPAGEISKN
- a CDS encoding inhibitor of vertebrate lysozyme family protein, with amino-acid sequence MTVLKTLAAALLLGGSAMAMAANDGQTRVNELLSSDPQYRETWQGVVKHEERLPEWVMNLSGTSEQQMNAVEEDGDKYIVGPLCENADKCLNHRLIVAFSFDKDDAYGMLVDVPEGLPSDKSPTRHATYRFFGKPDQGMQNLLMETLKKDPKWY